The Oncorhynchus nerka isolate Pitt River linkage group LG12, Oner_Uvic_2.0, whole genome shotgun sequence genome contains the following window.
ccaaaacatttgacacaatttaaacaatttaaaggcaattctaccaaatactaattgagtgcatatacatttctgacccacagggaatgtgatgaaagaaataaagctgaaataaattattctctctactattattctgacatttcacattctaaaaataaagtggtgaccctaactgacctaagacaggtcatttgtactaggattaaatgtcaggaattgtgaaaactgagtttaaatgtatttggctaaggtgtatgcaaacttccgacttcaactgtatgtatcaaCTGGTAACTCTGGAGACTGTCTCTGATGTGCAGGCACTCTTTCGTGGAACGACCCATGTTTGTGTACTGTATTACACTATACTGTGTACTGTAATTGTTGATTGCTGTGTATTTTTTAACAGTATTTTTGTGTTTTTGTGCTATGTTCATCCATTTTGTTTATTGGTTTAAGTACCTTTTTCTGTTTTTATTCCAGACAAGAACAAACAGTCAGGTAATGTCCATCTATGAGACCGTAGACGATCTGGCCATCCCAATTCTGAACATGGTGAGGGCGAGACATGGTCATACCTGATATCTTTGaacataaataaaataatacaGTATCTGTGTGAAAGGGAGACCATGTAGTCTACTTGGAAATTGTCTACATTTCATAATGCTGAAACAGTTTGTTCTTGGTTGCTTTTAACATTTAGCCGCAGACTCTATATGACAAGATCACATTTGGACGCCAGCCAGAAGACCCCTCTTCTTCCTACCAGGAAGTACTGTAAGCTGAACAGGATGTGGTCATAAGCTGGGCTTCTATAGATATAGAACCCTCTGCATCCTCTGCATCCTACATGTGTACCTTCTGTAATAGATGTTACCGTTTCATTTCATCACAACCTGcacatttctgtttttattttcttACTTGTTCAGAACTGCAACCTTCATCTGTTCATGGTCATTGTGTGGTACAACTTGTTATTTTCAAGATAGTCAGTGTTACATAACTTTTTGTTAGGTTCTATTGCATTCTATTGTTGCATTAACTGTTTATATTTGTGTAATAACGACTAATGGCAATTCAAAACTATATTCTTAAAGATTGCCGGTGTTTCTGTTTGGAAACAAGTTATTTATGTTTGTATGTATTTTGGTTTAGATGTGTCTATTGTACAGTAAAATGTTTTACATTCCACAGACATGCTTTGTAGAAATCACATAGGCCACATTCACATCAATTCATCATATACTCACTAACTatcttttgttgttgtgtgaaatCAGACAATGAATAGACcttaataatacaataataccgtCTTTACATATTGAGAAAAGGGAGAGAACATCCTAATAAATACAACGATTTGTAGAAATCATAACGCATAGATCATATACTAATTCACAGTAAAGAAAAAAGTGCAGTATATGAGAAAGGCTACCTTCAAGTGATAGAAAAACATTAATTAcaacagaaataaaaatatagttTCAGGTGtgtgaataataataatatgtgtaTTATATATAGCACTTCCATTTAAGAACCTCAAAGTCACTGTAAAAAAAACAGATTGGCTTCAACAGCTTCAGATGATAAGGCAttgaggtagtatgggtaggcaGTAGCTTGAGTGGGGGagcatacagtggcttgcgaaaggattcacccccttggcatttttcctattttgttgccttacaacctggaattaaaatagattttgggggggggggggttgtatcatttgatttagacaacatgcctaccactttgaatatgcaaaatattttttattgagaaacaaaaaaatagaaaacttgagcgtgcattactattcaccccccccccaaagtcaatactttgtagagccaccttttgcagcaagtctcttggggtatgtctctataagcttggcacatctagtcactgggatttttgcccattcttcaaggaaaaactgcaccagctccttcaagttggatgggttccgctggtgtacaacaatctttaagtcatatcacagattctcaattggattgaggtctgggctttgactaggccattccaagacattaaaATGTTTCCCCTTtcaccactcaagtgttgctttagtagtgtacttagggtcattgtcctgctggaaggtgaacctccgccccagtctcaaatctctggaacactgaaacaggtttccctcaagaatttccctgtactttgcaccatccatcattccttcaattctgaccagtttccaggccctgccgatgaaaaacatccccacagcatgatgctgccaccaccatgcttcacactccaaaaatctcaattttagtctcatctgaccagagtaccttcttccatatgtttggggagtctcccctttttggagtttgtgctacagaatgcaaatttctgtttgaaaaagctagcctttgctttcctgattaatgtcctccttgcctggtctatgagttttggtgggtggtaCTCTCTGGCAAGGTTATTGTGGTggcatattctttccattttttaataatgtatttaatggtgctccgcgggatgttcaaagtttctgatatttttttataacccaaccctgatctgtacttctccacaacttgtctctgacctgtttggagagctccttggtcttcatggtgtcgcttgcttggtcgtgccccttgcttagtggtgttgcagactctggggcctttcagaacaggtgtatatttatttttataaatgttttatttatttcacctttatttaaccaggtaggccagttgagaacaagttctcatttacaactgagacctggccatgataaagcaaaacagtgcgacagaaacaacacagaatttcacatggaataaacaaatgtacagtcaataacacaatagtgtgcaaatgaagtaagattagggaggtgagACAATATATAGGCcacagtggcaaaataattacaatttagcaattaaacactggagtgatagatgagtagaatatgaatgtgcaagtagaaatactggtgtacaAAGGAGCAACAAcgaaaaaataacaatatggggatgaggtagttgggtgggctatttacagatgggctatgtacaagtgcaatgatctgtaagctgctctgacagctgatgcttaaagttagtgagggagatatgagtctcctacttcagggatttttgcaatttgttccagtcattggcagcagagaactggaaggaaaggcggccaaagcaggAGTTGGCTTtgagggtgaccagtgaaatatacctgctgcagcgtgtgctacgggtgggtgctgctattgtgaccagtgagctgagataaggcggggatttacctagcaaagacgtaaagataacctggagccagccgtagaaaaatgcttcttgaaattctcgattatcgtagatttatcggtggtgacagtgtttcctagcctcagtgcagtgggcagcagggaggaggtgctcttattctccatggactttacagtgtcccagaactttttggagtttatGCTACAGGATGGAAAAGtctgaaaaagctagcctttgcttttctaactgcctgtgcatATTAGTTCCTAActttcctgaaaagttgcatatactgagatcatgtgacagaggCTGGAGTTTTGGTTTGACAGCTACGATGTTCAACTCCTCTCTATAGGTCGGCTGGAGTTTTGGTTTGACAGCTCCTATGTTCAACTCCTCTCTATAGGTAGGCTGGAATTTGGCTTGACAGCTCCGATGTTCAGCTCCTCTCTATAGGTAGGCTGGAGTTTTGGTTTGACAGCTCCGATGTTCAGCTCCTCTCTATAGGTAGGCTGGAGTTTTTTTCAACTCCCGAAAGTGTAGGACACAACTTGTTGATGCTTCGACTCCTGTAAAAATGCCCAAAAATAGACATGTGATGTACATACCCACTGGTcaaacactggttgaatcaacattgtatCCATGTCAATTCAACCAAAACAATATGTTTGAGGagattgaatcaacgtggaaaagtGATTGTATTTGCAAAGAATCATCAATGTAAGGGCATTTCATCTTTTTTTCCCTAATTTTTCACCTAAATCCGATAGCATGCAGATTTTTGGGggttgatttcatgttgaattcacaaTAGTTGACAACtgattgatgtctgtgcccagtgtgaagTAGATTCTAAAGAAAAGCTACTTACTTGTTGAACCTGATTGATAAGCATGTGAGGGACTCTATGATAGACATAAAACAAGGCAGTCAGTGATATTTTCTATTTTGCACCTAGTACACAAAAGATTGGGTCTGCATTTCAGCTTGAATTTAAATTAAGGGAGCATATATTTATACACAAGGCACTGTGAAATTTGATAGAAATTCAAATGTGTTGTCATTCAATTCCCACTCACCTCTGAAAATATATGTTAAAAGACATCCGAACAGAAATCCTAAGAGCAATTTTATGATCCCGGGGACGCGGttctccccctccaccaccacgtCAGGCTTTGGCTGTTCATCTGAAGACGtagggagagaaaaaaatagtATGGTAGCAAGGTAAGAACACAAATAAAGACTCAGATTCCTCGCCCAAAGATTGATGAATACAccagtttttcctggtcaggtcatgtgTTACTGAAATATATACTGGCCCTAGAAATGACTGTACCTTGGCATATCTCCCTCACAACCTTAGAGGCGTTAGTGAGCCCGTTGCTGGCAGTACAGATGAAGATGACATTTCTGTTGGGGCTGTAAGACGCCCAGACAACAGAGACGTTGGCATTGGGACCCCCCCTCCAGAAGGAGCCGTCAAACGAAGCTTCTGGCTCCCAAGAAAATCTGGTGTCCTTCACTGAAGAGGAGCACTGAAGAGCCATCACACAGTGTCCGTCCTTCAGAACGCTGAAGACCTTTTGAACACTAGGCTCAACGAGACGCTCTGGACATTTGAAGAGAAACAAAGGAAGGTCTTGTAAATAGATAACACATTTTACATTAGAAAAAAATGCAATGAAATTTGAATAAAGTAgagatatcttttttttttattcttcttttttttacctttattttactaggcaagtcagttaagaacaaattcttattttcaatgacggcctaggaacagtgggttaactgcctgttcaggggcagaacgacagatttgtaccttgtcagctcggggattcgaacatgcaacctttcggttactagtccaacgctctaaccataaAAATGAACACTGAAAATATTTTAAAGAATAGTTTTGCCTATAATAGGCTAGCAAACTAGTGAAATGTACAAAACGTGAAATTCCCAAACTCTGGAGGGTGATTTATGCCCAACGAGTTACATTTTTGGGGACTCTTGACATTTTTGGCTCACTTTGCGCCCCTTCAGGCAAATCTTGTATAGATCTTACAGAGTGCTCCTTTAAAACAGGGCACAGTTGTGACTGAGACTCTTACCTGTCACAGTGAGCGGTACCTTACTGATCTGCTGCTCCCCCTGACTGTGTGTGAGGAGAACAGAGTAAACCAGTTCATCTCCTCTCTGAACATCTCTGATCTCCAAGTCACCAGACGAGGTGTTGAGACTCAGTCGACTCTTAAACTTCCCGAACCATTCTGTGTTGCTATTTCTGCTCCTGAATGTTGCGATCCAGGTGTCGTTGTTGTATATGGACCACGTTATCTTGGTGATGTGCCAGGATGGATTGGCTCCAGAGGATAAGGTGACAGACTCTCCCAGGTAGCCAATGGTATCTCCCATCACCACTGAAATATAACAATCAATCTGTTACTGTAATAAAATGTCCGTTCTGATGGTGGTGTTTACAGGAATAACTAGATGAATCATTTATATAATAGTAATATAACAGTATATGTTTCTCTTTGGATATAAAATAATCACCATCATCAATATTCTGATGGTATCAACCTAAATTACTATATACATTATTAGCTAAATTAATTATTATTCAGCAGAAGAAACTGCAAAGCAGGTTGTATGATAACTGTAAATGAAATGAAACAGGAATAGTATAGATTTAGGACACATATGACATCATTCACATGACCATGTTTTTTAAATCTGGAACTTTCTCTGAGTTTCCTTTTTCTGTTTCGATCATTTGGTGAGACTTTCGCAATACATATCAAATGGAGGATTTGGTATCTTAACCTTAAACATATGTATCAAAGCTAGAACAATGTTGTCAAGACACAGAACTCTGTGGCCTTTTGAAAAACAGGAAACACATTTTTCCAAATGTATTTGCCTTCTCAAAACCTAAATGCATTCatccacactatattatacttcAAAATTGCAAATACATTCAACAAAAGAACACGACTTCCTGCAACAGGATGAACGCAAGCATACTCTTGAGTCCAAGCagacaaaacagtgtgttttaaaaaTCCCATTAgatcaatacattttttttgcagTCACTAAATCATGATGTTCAAAATTGGAAGTATAACTATTCAAAGGTGCAACATTATGGGAAATGTCGCTCTATTTTATGCATAGATCACCAAACAATGTCATAcacgtcaaatcaaatgttattactgattttttttttaagtattaaAACAAGAACATTGTGTGCAGGATTCATTCATCGGTATCATCACAATTAATTTCCATGTTTTCAAAAGAAAGGTTGGTTTTCTCATAGTTTTGTAGACTTTCCATTGGCATATGGAAACACAATCCACAATAGAAATAGAAAGGAAAGGTGCATAGAATGGAGCAACACAACTGAATCTTTAGGCCTCAATCCACACCAAAGCAAAGCTCTATAATGGACCCCCCCTCCAGAAGGAGCCGTTGGAGATGGTGACTTAAGTGTAACCCACAGTTACATATAGGTAACCCAACTCAAGTCTCTTTTTtgttaactttatttaactaggcaagtcagtttagaacaaattcttattttcaatgacagtgggttaactgcctgttcaggggcagaatgacagatttgtgccttgtcagctcggggatttgaacttgaaacctttcggttactagtccaccgctctaaccactaggctaccctgctgccccatatCTTGTCTAGATCTTTTCATATATTGTACATGGTTTGACACTGATGGAATGATTTACAATTCCATGCAGTAATATTTATTTACTGATTGTCGGGAACAGTGAATAAAATTGCACACATTTCTCTTCTGATGAAAACAATGTGTTTATGTTCTGTGATCCAAACACTTAGCAGTGAATTGTGTTTTCAGTTATGACATTCGTATTTAATATTTTGGAAAAGGTGGTATGCAAGTCAGGGACAAAGTCAAGAAAATGATCAGAAGTTCTCTACATGTATTTGATCAGTTGATCATTGCTGTTCTGCTATAGATACAGTACGTTAAACGCGATGGAGAAGAACTATAATACTAGATGTGATATGGACAGAGGAAAGTTGACTGTATACCTTGATGTTTGCTACAcaccagtggtgggaaaagtacccaattgtcatacttgaccAAAAGTGaatataccttaatagaaaatgactcaagtaaaagtgaatgtcacccagttaaatgctacttgagtaaaagtctaaaagtatttggttttaaatattctcttaataagtgtgtgaattggaataatgttctgtcctgctaagcatttgaaatgtaatagtacctttgggtgtcagggaaaatgtatggagtaaaaatgatttcattttcattaggaatgtagtggagtaaaagtaaaagttgtcaaaaatagaaatagtaaagtacaatacagatacccccaaaaactacttaagtagtactttaaagtatttttacttaatgaagtactttacaccactgcacacCATTAGATTTCTTAAAGTGAAAAGGGTGACCTCATGGCAAGTCAGGGTTTGAGGTCAATCCCATTTAAATGTAGGAGATCATTTGAAAATCCAATTTAAAGATTTTCTTTAAATTCCAGTAATATAATTTCAATTGACATCCTAGATTGAAATGGAATTCACCCCAATCCTGCCTCTTGTAGCTAATTTCTGAAACATGACGGACAatatcaacaacaacagacaTTTATCAACACTACCAAGCAAAATGTAAAAGTACAGTAATCAGCCTACCTGATAAGACtgttaggagagagagaactaaaagTTCTACACGTATCATCTTCAACAGGACTTTTAAAATGGACCCTGTTCGTCTCTGACATAGCGTCTTACTTATAGCGTCAACTTCCTATTTCTGCTATTTACA
Protein-coding sequences here:
- the LOC115115132 gene encoding uncharacterized protein LOC115115132 isoform X1, yielding MIRVELLVLSLLTVLSVVMGDTIGYLGESVTLSSGANPSWHITKITWSIYNNDTWIATFRSRNSNTEWFGKFKSRLSLNTSSGDLEIRDVQRGDELVYSVLLTHSQGEQQISKVPLTVTERLVEPSVQKVFSVLKDGHCVMALQCSSSVKDTRFSWEPEASFDGSFWRGGPNANVSVVWASYSPNRNVIFICTASNGLTNASKVVREICQDEQPKPDVVVEGENRVPGIIKLLLGFLFGCLLTYIFRESLTCLSIRFNKSRSINKLCPTLSGVEKNSSLPIERS
- the LOC115115132 gene encoding uncharacterized protein LOC115115132 isoform X2, translated to MIRVELLVLSLLTVLSVVMGDTIGYLGESVTLSSGANPSWHITKITWSIYNNDTWIATFRSRNSNTEWFGKFKSRLSLNTSSGDLEIRDVQRGDELVYSVLLTHSQGEQQISKVPLTVTERLVEPSVQKVFSVLKDGHCVMALQCSSSVKDTRFSWEPEASFDGSFWRGGPNANVSVVWASYSPNRNVIFICTASNGLTNASKVVREICQDEQPKPDVVVEGENRVPGIIKLLLGFLFGCLLTYIFRESLTCLSIRFNKSRSINKLCPTLSGVEKNSSLPIERS